AAAGGACCAGTCTGCCGTTCCGTTCTACCGGACCTCCTGATGCGATGAATTTCTTGACAAGGCTTAGGAGCGTATCATCCACTGGCAAGACACGTTGTCTTCTGACGTCTTTGATGTCATGTATCGCCGATTCCACTTTGGCGCCGCAAGCCGGGCAGAATATAGTTGTCAGGCATAAGGCCGCCTGGCACTCCGGGCATTTAAGCTTGATCCTGCTTTTGAGATGTTTGATCGTAATTGTCCCGTTTGCAAAGTCGATATCATCAACGCCTATGGCCAAAGTTTCACTGATGCGCGTACCGAGACGAAAAGATGTTGAAACAAGCAGTTCATCCCGGACATTTGTCGCCTCTTCTTTCATTTTGAAGATATCGGTAGGTTCAAGATAAGCTTTCATAGGGATCAGCCTCCTTGTTCATCGCCGGATCAAGTCCATTGGCCGCAGTGCAAACGCTGGAAATGCCTTCGTCCATACCATTTCTTGGTGGAGAAGAAGACCCCAACTCCCTAAGGCGGCGACGGACAATCAGCCTGGCTAAGATTCTCATAGCCAGATGACGACCGTCTGAGTTTTCCGGACCCCATGAATTGCTCACCATTCTATTCTA
This is a stretch of genomic DNA from Dehalogenimonas etheniformans. It encodes these proteins:
- a CDS encoding tyrosine-type recombinase/integrase, with translation MKAYLEPTDIFKMKEEATNVRDELLVSTSFRLGTRISETLAIGVDDIDFANGTITIKHLKSRIKLKCPECQAALCLTTIFCPACGAKVESAIHDIKDVRRQRVLPVDDTLLSLVKKFIASGGPVERNGRLVLFGINRHRAWQIIKNLAEKAGLPKLINPETGKIHNASPHKLRDAFAVFAMKHNDSGEGMRMLQQHLGHQSFNTTAKYRKIAGEEHRKWYQDLWTGGSED